Proteins found in one Leptospira terpstrae serovar Hualin str. LT 11-33 = ATCC 700639 genomic segment:
- a CDS encoding PLDc N-terminal domain-containing protein, whose product METTFANPGFWTYFIGSYAYYLPFVLTMVWAPLALFGLSKQKGMDTTKQIIWSLVILVIPVVGPAAYLLVADTEYEKKFKQIAVGGGLGVLVLVWILSLVSHI is encoded by the coding sequence ATGGAAACAACTTTTGCAAACCCAGGTTTTTGGACTTATTTCATCGGATCTTACGCGTATTACCTACCTTTTGTTTTAACAATGGTTTGGGCTCCTTTAGCTTTGTTTGGTTTATCCAAACAAAAGGGTATGGATACAACAAAACAAATCATTTGGTCTCTTGTGATTTTGGTAATTCCTGTGGTTGGACCTGCGGCTTATCTGCTAGTGGCTGATACCGAATACGAAAAAAAATTCAAACAAATTGCTGTTGGTGGCGGTCTTGGAGTTTTAGTTCTTGTTTGGATACTCAGTTTAGTTTCGCACATCTAA
- a CDS encoding multicopper oxidase domain-containing protein gives MDRKSFITTLGFGVMGFVGSLFGSIKFNSRNSEEICGPSDPTSSVATNFGVVTTPTVTDNYQNSIGAGGSLRGTNTYGSMAHPPFFIKEEYTQRFYYPPNYKNSTQKIKDFNLNLFPLSMNIAHNVNYPAWTFDGLVPGPVLRANLGDKLRIHVKNSSPDPHSLHFHGTHDPLEDGWEPIPAFGERTYQIEAGPIGLHPYHCHVPPLMVHTAKGLYGALLVDPPIKRKPAHEFVLTFSGWDTKGKGKNDYYTWNGIAGIYDRYPMKVPVGERVRFYIQNMMEREPIITFHLHAQTFDIIRSLGSIIPDGHSDVVSIGQTERVVIEFVLKKKGRYMFHPHQTHMAENGGMGWIVAV, from the coding sequence ATGGATCGGAAGAGTTTTATAACAACACTAGGATTTGGTGTTATGGGATTTGTTGGATCACTTTTTGGGTCTATCAAATTCAATTCGCGGAACTCTGAGGAGATTTGTGGACCTTCTGATCCTACAAGTTCAGTTGCTACCAACTTTGGTGTGGTAACCACTCCCACCGTAACTGATAACTACCAAAACTCCATTGGAGCTGGTGGAAGTTTACGGGGGACAAATACCTATGGTAGTATGGCCCACCCACCTTTTTTTATCAAAGAGGAATATACCCAACGATTTTACTACCCACCTAACTACAAGAATTCGACACAAAAGATAAAAGATTTTAATTTAAATCTTTTTCCTTTGAGTATGAATATCGCACATAACGTAAATTATCCAGCATGGACCTTTGATGGATTGGTTCCTGGGCCAGTGCTTCGTGCGAATTTGGGAGACAAACTTCGAATCCATGTCAAAAATTCTAGCCCTGATCCACATTCTTTGCACTTTCATGGAACTCATGATCCTTTAGAAGATGGATGGGAACCTATTCCTGCATTTGGTGAAAGAACCTATCAGATTGAAGCAGGTCCTATCGGACTTCATCCTTACCACTGTCATGTTCCGCCACTAATGGTGCATACCGCCAAAGGGTTGTATGGTGCATTGCTTGTGGATCCTCCGATCAAACGAAAACCTGCTCATGAATTTGTTCTAACCTTTTCAGGATGGGATACAAAAGGAAAAGGTAAAAATGATTATTATACTTGGAATGGAATTGCTGGGATTTATGACCGTTATCCTATGAAAGTTCCCGTAGGGGAAAGGGTTCGATTTTACATACAGAATATGATGGAACGAGAACCAATCATTACTTTTCACTTACATGCGCAGACATTTGATATCATAAGAAGTTTGGGAAGTATTATTCCCGATGGACATTCTGATGTTGTGAGTATTGGTCAAACGGAGCGAGTTGTGATTGAATTTGTTCTTAAGAAAAAAGGTCGGTATATGTTTCATCCGCACCAAACTCATATGGCTGAAAATGGGGGAATGGGTTGGATCGTAGCCGTATAA
- a CDS encoding sensor histidine kinase — MENYWSRFLEKPTLSICLLALVVTVSITSYFYSVLKPTDSSLSEYYLTENTEYFVGDIPADDNGEIDFQKMHKVYWESVSGWINDTELQRITDSEFIWLRCKAFPNPKENEELYILLEHSGLNIEIFTEYGDSVFKYGEFLEQEKLPNIFQSKFDWVKIPNDDSKYYFLRLYHKKGILFIITIIENLVGKQTALYREIALKNLTTIFFHSFFLMIGIICALVYFIELKKKYNILLDFAAFSLCFGLLGLTSNVLIRYLFTNSETLFILTTISSNFVFVPMLSGVRRLFGGGSYRVLDILIYINVLICSLTTILVFSLPFFDVSHSLLISSRSFFILFNLINILGPIYITYEAWKKGNPEAFGHFIGFSITLFLVILEIYLAIKTNDNSNSKVVLWGVLFGVISQGFALERTIFANRQKAQLYKEDLLKAEKSLKESQLKTLQTKMSPHYLFNSLNTIHALHKIKPELIGDAILSLANNYRFISDRTDRDWIPFEEEWNFLEDYLHLQKLRFYDTIQIDFKKSGDFSSVVLPPLLLQPIIENSFKHGFRGSADEQFQLFIHAKMVRDSVFSFVVYDNGIGIPEELLADKGKLLERSLGNIKERLKNLYSEFSFEVTRNYPEGARTEIEIILTSRVPQVL; from the coding sequence ATGGAAAACTATTGGAGCAGATTTTTAGAAAAACCCACTCTATCAATCTGCCTCCTTGCTCTAGTTGTAACTGTCTCAATCACATCGTATTTTTATTCTGTATTAAAACCAACTGACAGTTCTTTATCAGAATACTATTTAACAGAAAATACAGAATACTTTGTTGGTGACATACCAGCAGATGATAATGGTGAAATTGATTTTCAAAAAATGCATAAGGTATATTGGGAATCAGTTTCTGGTTGGATCAATGATACAGAACTCCAACGAATCACAGATTCTGAATTTATTTGGTTACGTTGCAAAGCTTTTCCCAACCCCAAAGAAAATGAAGAGTTGTATATTCTGTTAGAACATTCGGGATTAAATATTGAAATATTTACCGAATATGGTGACTCCGTATTTAAGTATGGGGAGTTTCTTGAGCAAGAAAAACTACCTAATATATTCCAATCAAAATTTGATTGGGTAAAAATCCCAAATGATGATTCTAAATATTATTTCCTACGACTGTATCATAAAAAAGGAATTCTCTTTATCATTACGATTATCGAAAACCTAGTTGGCAAACAAACTGCGTTGTACCGCGAGATAGCTTTAAAAAACCTAACAACCATTTTCTTTCATTCGTTCTTCTTAATGATTGGAATTATCTGTGCCCTAGTATATTTCATAGAACTTAAGAAAAAATACAATATACTCTTGGATTTTGCTGCCTTTTCGCTATGTTTTGGATTACTCGGACTTACTTCAAATGTACTCATTCGATATCTTTTCACCAATTCAGAAACTTTATTCATACTCACAACTATATCGTCAAACTTTGTTTTTGTACCCATGTTATCTGGAGTTCGTCGTCTCTTTGGTGGCGGAAGTTATCGAGTCCTCGATATATTGATTTATATTAACGTATTAATTTGTTCATTAACAACTATATTGGTTTTTTCACTTCCATTCTTCGATGTTTCGCATTCTTTACTGATCAGCAGCAGAAGTTTTTTTATTTTATTCAATCTCATCAATATACTCGGACCAATTTATATTACCTATGAAGCTTGGAAAAAAGGAAACCCTGAAGCCTTTGGACATTTTATTGGATTTAGCATTACCTTATTTCTTGTGATTCTAGAAATTTATTTGGCTATCAAAACCAATGATAACTCAAATTCAAAAGTAGTTCTTTGGGGTGTGTTGTTCGGTGTTATCTCTCAAGGATTTGCCTTAGAACGTACGATATTTGCGAACAGACAAAAAGCACAGTTGTACAAAGAAGATTTATTAAAAGCAGAAAAATCTCTAAAAGAAAGTCAACTCAAAACTCTACAAACTAAAATGAGTCCACATTATTTATTTAATTCTTTAAATACGATCCATGCTCTTCATAAAATTAAACCAGAGTTAATTGGGGATGCAATTTTGAGTCTTGCCAATAATTATAGATTCATTTCCGATAGAACTGATAGAGATTGGATTCCTTTCGAAGAAGAGTGGAATTTTTTAGAGGATTACCTTCATTTACAAAAGTTAAGATTTTATGATACAATCCAAATTGATTTTAAAAAATCAGGTGACTTTTCTTCGGTAGTACTGCCTCCACTTCTCTTACAACCCATCATCGAAAATTCATTTAAACATGGTTTCCGCGGATCAGCAGACGAACAGTTCCAATTGTTCATTCATGCAAAAATGGTACGTGATTCTGTGTTTAGTTTTGTTGTCTATGACAATGGGATTGGTATTCCCGAAGAATTACTTGCCGATAAAGGAAAATTATTAGAACGATCTTTAGGTAATATTAAAGAACGTTTGAAAAACCTATATTCAGAGTTTAGTTTCGAAGTAACTAGAAATTATCCTGAAGGTGCAAGAACAGAAATCGAAATTATACTTACCTCTAGAGTTCCGCAAGTTCTCTGA
- a CDS encoding right-handed parallel beta-helix repeat-containing protein, with product MKKTKKILLGIFIAVFITLGMNHCSSEDPANSAFVHVTMMDNAFHPPVIRTFKGGKIRFVNEGNNPHNAISITKDWSTEKTFGNLAMFRGAHTDVFFPEEGVFPYFCSFHASPDGKIGMTGVAVIGNATFNPQTNIAKSKISKKWSGVTRKVPSQYKTIQNAVDAASPGDLVLVAKGIYKEEVTVTTPSIVIRGEDRNETIIDGEFLRGNGIMVVGADGVAVENLTTRNATLNGVYWTGVKGYRGSYLTAYNNGDYGIYAFDSVDGLMEHSFASGSPDSGFYIGQCNPCNAIINDVISENNALGYSGTNSSGNLYLLSSIWRKNQLGIGPNTLDRELLPPQKQIVVKKNIVYDNNNTNAPSKKLEYPSIGNGIALLGALENVVEDNLVFNHNNYGILVTMNIDENIWISNNNVVRNNKVYHSGRGDIALSGPVNVGNCFEGNSYGVSSPPLLETLQSCTGIRYPHTGDMSSSIGLLALFVQANLREFVLGSYKNQPIPPSQMNMPKESLDHIVPAHDVFEANKGLIDKAELPKLSQAEFDSATNKMYTSGWKVHFPGTLKTWYFHIMGYLLPFAIFAAWTGLAILDRFSGKGSKLDYYFWLILLVPFIGSLIYLYSKESKISKVVRNTVVIGGILLFFTILAYAGYAMTAVTEPSVT from the coding sequence ATGAAAAAGACCAAAAAGATTTTACTCGGAATCTTCATTGCGGTATTCATAACACTTGGTATGAATCATTGCAGTTCAGAAGATCCTGCCAATTCGGCCTTTGTCCATGTTACGATGATGGACAATGCCTTCCACCCGCCTGTCATACGAACCTTCAAGGGCGGAAAAATTCGATTTGTGAACGAAGGAAACAACCCTCACAATGCAATCTCTATTACCAAAGATTGGTCTACGGAGAAAACATTTGGTAATTTGGCAATGTTTCGCGGTGCACATACAGATGTGTTCTTTCCGGAAGAAGGTGTCTTTCCTTATTTCTGTTCTTTTCATGCCTCGCCTGATGGCAAAATTGGAATGACTGGCGTTGCTGTGATTGGAAATGCAACTTTCAATCCACAGACTAACATTGCTAAATCGAAGATTTCCAAAAAATGGTCAGGGGTCACTCGTAAAGTTCCTTCACAATACAAAACCATTCAGAATGCAGTGGATGCAGCGTCTCCAGGTGACTTAGTCCTAGTTGCCAAAGGAATTTATAAAGAAGAAGTTACTGTCACTACACCTTCGATTGTAATTCGCGGAGAAGATCGCAATGAAACCATCATTGATGGTGAGTTTTTGCGAGGAAACGGAATCATGGTTGTCGGAGCCGATGGAGTTGCCGTTGAAAACCTAACAACAAGAAATGCTACACTGAATGGTGTGTATTGGACTGGGGTGAAAGGTTACCGCGGATCATACTTAACCGCTTATAATAATGGTGATTATGGAATTTATGCATTTGATTCTGTTGATGGTCTCATGGAACATTCCTTTGCTTCTGGATCTCCCGACTCTGGATTTTATATAGGGCAGTGTAACCCATGTAATGCGATTATTAATGATGTGATCTCTGAGAATAACGCCCTTGGATATTCTGGAACCAACTCCAGTGGGAATTTATATCTTTTGTCTTCTATTTGGAGAAAAAACCAATTAGGTATTGGTCCAAATACATTGGATAGGGAATTACTTCCGCCGCAAAAACAAATTGTGGTAAAGAAAAATATTGTTTATGATAATAACAATACCAACGCTCCTTCCAAAAAGTTAGAATATCCTTCTATCGGAAACGGAATCGCTTTACTCGGTGCTTTAGAGAATGTTGTGGAAGACAATTTAGTTTTTAATCACAACAACTATGGAATATTGGTTACCATGAATATCGACGAAAACATTTGGATTTCCAACAACAACGTCGTAAGAAACAATAAGGTATACCATTCTGGCCGAGGAGATATTGCTCTCAGTGGACCTGTGAATGTGGGAAACTGTTTTGAAGGAAACTCCTATGGAGTATCGAGTCCACCACTGCTGGAAACCTTACAATCATGTACAGGAATTCGTTATCCGCATACAGGAGATATGTCTTCTAGTATCGGATTGTTAGCATTATTTGTTCAGGCAAATCTTAGGGAGTTTGTACTCGGTTCTTATAAAAACCAACCAATCCCACCTTCCCAAATGAATATGCCTAAAGAAAGTTTGGATCACATTGTTCCAGCACACGATGTATTTGAAGCAAACAAAGGACTGATTGATAAAGCAGAACTTCCAAAACTAAGCCAGGCTGAATTTGATTCTGCAACGAACAAAATGTACACTTCTGGTTGGAAAGTTCACTTTCCTGGCACATTGAAAACTTGGTATTTCCATATTATGGGATACTTGTTGCCGTTTGCTATTTTTGCTGCTTGGACTGGACTTGCCATTTTGGATCGATTCTCTGGAAAAGGTTCTAAATTGGATTATTACTTTTGGCTAATACTTCTTGTGCCTTTTATTGGATCTTTGATTTATTTGTATTCCAAAGAATCAAAAATTTCTAAGGTCGTTCGGAACACAGTAGTGATCGGTGGCATTTTACTTTTCTTTACAATTCTGGCTTATGCCGGTTATGCGATGACGGCGGTAACGGAACCGTCTGTAACTTAA
- a CDS encoding SCO family protein — MDRSRITLVCVFLIISLFTFCKSKEDTIKEEWKHLSFVKPDGSLLEPKFWSEKKSVLYFGFSHCPDMCPLALTNFGRASLILGEKSNRFRFIFVTLDPERDSPTTLKNYINNFPGKNLTALSPNAESLIKLTDLFGIVREKVGEGKNYRIDHSNFIYVLDENLNTLANFPGGVSANGLATKLRELAEL, encoded by the coding sequence TTGGATCGTAGCCGTATAACTTTGGTTTGTGTTTTTTTGATTATTAGTTTATTTACTTTTTGTAAATCGAAAGAAGATACAATTAAAGAGGAATGGAAACATCTGTCTTTTGTGAAACCAGATGGAAGTTTACTCGAACCAAAGTTTTGGTCTGAAAAAAAATCTGTTTTATACTTTGGATTTTCTCATTGTCCTGATATGTGTCCGCTCGCCTTAACTAATTTCGGAAGAGCTTCCTTAATCCTGGGGGAAAAATCGAATCGTTTCCGATTTATCTTTGTTACACTTGATCCGGAAAGGGATTCTCCTACGACATTAAAAAATTACATAAATAATTTTCCAGGAAAGAATTTAACAGCACTTTCCCCCAATGCAGAGTCTCTAATCAAACTTACCGATCTATTTGGAATTGTGAGAGAAAAGGTGGGTGAAGGTAAAAATTATAGAATTGATCATTCCAATTTTATTTATGTGTTAGATGAAAATTTAAACACACTCGCAAACTTTCCTGGTGGAGTATCCGCCAATGGATTGGCGACAAAACTCAGAGAACTTGCGGAACTCTAG